The Candidatus Thorarchaeota archaeon genome includes a window with the following:
- a CDS encoding alpha/beta hydrolase encodes MNPKTLRRLVFSVAIILLVSGTTLAWAVQNNFGGVVVTEIDFTAEDGSLIHSTLQKPREADASNPLPGVLVIHGALQNKEWVMGFGIEVSRRGFVALTIDVNGHGNSDAGSGSGEAGLDYLSDLDFVDSGSLGIIGHSMGSFIAGRVLNETSQQVGALVIVGGAVFEWYNTTRPNNLLVTVGSFDSLFRQASDRSSLTKCFDTDTIEPGVTYGSHDDGSARKLVIANTNHLFETVDPVIIQESVDWLGRSLKPDTYNTDSLPKENLIYPFWLVGGLMGITGLIISIIPLAEFITEHPFFSSLNDRQEVETSENLPPYKGLVYGTIGLVSFFPLLAVGTLLETMVDFPQRYALPVLSWMVGTTLLLLVVIRMLDRESLGWMSKESLKSISKDRLIRVVLLVLVLVSWLYACTLVVDLGLALDFRCFLPGLNDFTVSRALLWPIYSLAFLPYFFVESKWLLRMKGKAEDVKGYIRWTVKGVIAKVLPYLVVISIQYGVGLATGVPIIPGLIGFSFLFFYAFAPWFMAAVVLSIWTYRATGDEFVGALLNSLLFAWMVATVLSFS; translated from the coding sequence TTGAACCCAAAAACCCTCAGAAGACTGGTATTCAGTGTAGCAATAATACTACTTGTATCAGGAACAACATTAGCCTGGGCAGTTCAAAACAACTTTGGCGGAGTTGTTGTGACAGAAATAGATTTCACGGCTGAAGATGGTTCTCTCATACACAGTACGCTCCAAAAACCGAGAGAAGCTGATGCATCCAATCCGCTTCCCGGTGTGCTTGTTATTCACGGAGCTCTGCAGAATAAGGAGTGGGTTATGGGCTTCGGTATCGAGGTATCACGTCGCGGCTTTGTAGCCCTCACCATTGATGTAAACGGCCATGGGAATTCGGATGCGGGTAGTGGCAGTGGCGAAGCAGGTCTCGATTATCTCTCCGATTTAGATTTTGTAGATAGTGGTTCTCTTGGCATCATAGGCCATAGCATGGGAAGTTTCATCGCCGGGAGGGTGCTCAATGAAACGAGCCAGCAGGTCGGAGCATTGGTAATCGTTGGCGGAGCTGTGTTTGAATGGTACAATACTACACGACCAAACAATCTGCTAGTTACGGTGGGATCATTCGATTCGCTATTCCGCCAAGCTTCAGACAGGAGCTCACTCACCAAATGTTTTGATACCGATACAATCGAACCGGGTGTAACCTACGGTTCACACGATGATGGTTCAGCAAGAAAGCTAGTAATTGCAAATACAAATCATCTCTTTGAGACAGTTGATCCTGTAATCATCCAAGAAAGTGTTGACTGGCTAGGTCGATCACTAAAACCAGATACATACAACACCGATTCCCTTCCGAAGGAGAACCTCATCTATCCATTCTGGCTAGTAGGAGGTTTAATGGGAATTACTGGGTTGATTATCAGCATTATTCCCTTGGCGGAGTTCATCACAGAACATCCCTTCTTTTCATCATTGAATGATAGACAAGAAGTAGAGACATCGGAGAATCTACCTCCATACAAAGGATTAGTCTATGGTACGATAGGGCTTGTTAGTTTCTTTCCGCTTCTTGCTGTCGGTACACTTCTCGAAACAATGGTAGACTTCCCGCAACGATATGCATTGCCTGTTTTGTCTTGGATGGTAGGCACAACATTGTTGCTACTTGTTGTCATCCGTATGTTAGATAGAGAAAGCTTGGGATGGATGTCTAAAGAGAGTCTGAAATCAATCAGTAAAGACCGCCTAATCAGAGTCGTTCTCCTCGTTCTGGTCCTAGTCTCATGGCTTTATGCCTGTACATTGGTAGTGGATCTCGGACTAGCGCTTGATTTCCGCTGCTTTCTCCCAGGATTGAATGACTTTACAGTTTCCCGTGCGCTCCTATGGCCAATCTACAGTCTTGCCTTCCTACCGTACTTCTTTGTAGAATCGAAATGGTTGTTGAGAATGAAAGGGAAAGCAGAGGATGTGAAAGGGTATATTCGATGGACCGTCAAAGGAGTTATTGCTAAGGTTCTACCCTACTTGGTTGTCATCAGCATACAGTACGGCGTAGGATTGGCAACCGGTGTGCCAATCATCCCTGGTCTCATCGGTTTCTCGTTCCTATTCTTCTATGCGTTTGCACCGTGGTTCATGGCCGCGGTGGTTTTGTCAATATGGACATATAGAGCGACGGGAGACGAATTTGTAGGTGCCCTTCTCAACAGCCTGTTATTCGCATGGATGGTCGCAACCGTCCTTTCGTTTAGCTGA
- a CDS encoding NADH:flavin oxidoreductase — protein MSILFEPYSIGDLEIRNRFVRSATTSAYADKNGVVRDAAIDLYSNLAKGDVGLIIKGHLYVLESGKAHKGMAGITHEEHVSRLRELTDAVHEHGGKIAAQLNHAGIYHEKDRAGPSEYEGNGWKARALTEDEILDIIQAFGDAAERAAKAGFDGIQIHGAHGYLISQFLSRLTNRRQDKWGGTLQKRMRLLLRVYDEVREQVKDAPVLLKLNCDDFSENGFTIEDSKVVASTMAERGLDMLEISGNGVGKKKQCESRASHEDSIFANLPFAGYAAEIREAVKPIPTSVVNGFRERKTMEQAIEQGLSDLISMSRPFIREPDLVRKIKHGQEEVECIRCDACLGEDVFGEMMLRCHRD, from the coding sequence ATGTCCATACTGTTTGAGCCATACAGCATTGGGGACCTAGAGATTAGGAATCGGTTTGTGCGTAGTGCTACCACATCGGCTTACGCTGACAAAAACGGTGTTGTCCGCGATGCGGCCATCGACCTCTATAGCAATCTTGCCAAAGGTGACGTTGGCCTGATAATCAAAGGCCATCTGTACGTCCTGGAGAGTGGAAAGGCACACAAAGGAATGGCTGGAATCACCCATGAAGAACATGTTTCCCGATTACGCGAACTGACAGATGCAGTGCATGAACACGGGGGAAAGATAGCGGCTCAGCTCAATCATGCTGGAATCTACCATGAAAAGGATCGGGCTGGCCCAAGTGAATACGAGGGGAACGGTTGGAAAGCAAGAGCTCTTACCGAAGATGAAATACTAGATATAATCCAGGCTTTTGGTGATGCTGCAGAACGAGCAGCAAAGGCTGGGTTTGACGGCATTCAGATTCACGGTGCTCACGGGTATCTGATCTCTCAGTTTCTTAGCAGGTTGACTAATCGTCGCCAGGACAAATGGGGTGGAACTCTGCAAAAGCGAATGCGGCTCCTTCTGCGCGTATATGATGAAGTTCGAGAGCAAGTCAAAGATGCGCCTGTGCTTCTCAAGCTGAATTGTGATGATTTCAGTGAGAATGGATTTACGATAGAGGATAGCAAGGTGGTTGCCTCAACCATGGCAGAGCGAGGGCTAGATATGCTTGAAATAAGCGGAAATGGTGTTGGGAAGAAAAAGCAATGCGAATCCCGGGCAAGTCATGAGGATTCCATCTTTGCGAACCTTCCTTTTGCAGGCTATGCTGCTGAAATCAGAGAGGCTGTGAAACCAATACCAACGTCTGTAGTAAACGGTTTTCGTGAACGCAAAACCATGGAGCAGGCAATCGAGCAAGGCCTGAGTGATTTGATAAGCATGAGTCGTCCTTTCATACGAGAACCTGATTTGGTCCGCAAAATCAAGCATGGGCAAGAAGAGGTGGAGTGTATCCGCTGTGATGCCTGTCTCGGTGAGGATGTCTTTGGTGAAATGATGCTCCGTTGCCATCGGGACTAA
- a CDS encoding 4-vinyl reductase, producing MITHEEFKEELEVVDKQIMFRDLRLIFCPADWLTGQEEELSNILGSNALSMLFQKAGEFCHDELAKIIVDSNPDASTEEQIKAFLSYLNASGWGAAELVEFSLNPVTVVIKVKNSYVVDLMQADEPVCYAYGGILQTITVFLEEHNLETELECTETKCVAKGDPHCEFRLKSLV from the coding sequence ATGATAACACATGAAGAATTCAAAGAAGAACTAGAAGTTGTTGATAAACAGATAATGTTCAGGGACCTGCGTCTTATTTTCTGTCCAGCAGATTGGCTTACTGGGCAAGAGGAGGAGCTATCTAACATCCTTGGTTCAAATGCCCTCTCAATGTTGTTCCAAAAGGCTGGCGAATTTTGTCATGATGAACTGGCAAAGATAATCGTTGATAGCAACCCCGATGCTTCAACAGAAGAGCAGATCAAGGCTTTCCTAAGCTACTTGAATGCAAGTGGATGGGGTGCGGCCGAACTTGTGGAATTCAGCTTGAACCCTGTTACGGTCGTTATCAAAGTCAAGAACAGCTACGTAGTAGACCTCATGCAGGCAGATGAGCCGGTTTGCTACGCGTATGGAGGTATTCTTCAGACAATCACGGTATTCCTAGAAGAGCATAACCTCGAAACCGAACTCGAATGCACAGAGACTAAGTGCGTTGCAAAGGGCGATCCTCATTGTGAATTCAGACTGAAATCACTAGTCTGA
- a CDS encoding class I SAM-dependent methyltransferase, whose product MSRILEELYNRGAKRVLDLGCGTGRHVVYFARHGFEVFGFDASPTAVELAKEWLAKAGLNAEIRKHRMERPFPYQDGFFDCVISVQVIHHNMIQSIIDTVDEINRVTSSKALLFVTVPVLKDEAEEGDWELKKTGERTYLPMNGPEEGIPHHYFTEEGLIQTFSSFRPLDLYIDSTGHRCFLAEKR is encoded by the coding sequence ATGTCTCGTATACTTGAAGAGTTATACAATCGTGGTGCCAAGAGAGTCCTTGATTTGGGATGTGGTACGGGCAGACATGTTGTCTACTTCGCAAGGCATGGGTTTGAAGTGTTTGGATTTGATGCCTCTCCTACTGCAGTTGAACTTGCCAAGGAATGGTTGGCAAAGGCCGGTCTAAACGCTGAAATCCGGAAACACAGAATGGAGCGTCCCTTCCCCTATCAAGATGGTTTCTTTGACTGCGTTATTTCAGTACAAGTCATTCATCATAATATGATTCAGAGCATAATTGATACAGTTGACGAAATTAATCGAGTAACCAGTTCTAAGGCCCTTCTCTTTGTTACTGTTCCAGTATTGAAGGATGAAGCTGAAGAAGGAGATTGGGAACTGAAGAAGACAGGAGAACGCACTTATCTCCCAATGAATGGTCCTGAGGAAGGAATACCACACCACTATTTCACTGAAGAAGGATTGATTCAAACGTTCAGTTCTTTCCGTCCGCTGGACCTGTACATCGATAGCACAGGGCACAGGTGCTTCCTTGCTGAGAAACGGTAA
- the pyrH gene encoding UMP kinase — MRIVLKIGGSLLYQDNRIQVEMIEAYAKEIRKAIGTGHDLVVVVGGGASAREFIAAARSLGGSEANCDFLGIELARKNAELFTIALGNQAYPEVVESLSRLEVARQSGRVVFMGGLTPGQSTNAVAALAAEITGADILLNATNVEGVYDRDPKEGNAVLLEELSIDQLNEILSKGGTRAGEYQLFDPVAIRIVRRSKIRTVFFDGRDVDNLSRILKGEKIGSSVVYKKSK, encoded by the coding sequence ATGCGAATCGTTCTCAAAATTGGAGGATCACTCCTATATCAAGACAACCGTATCCAGGTTGAGATGATTGAAGCGTACGCCAAAGAGATACGCAAAGCTATAGGAACTGGACATGATCTTGTGGTCGTCGTAGGCGGGGGTGCTTCAGCTCGCGAGTTCATTGCCGCCGCCCGATCTCTTGGTGGGAGTGAAGCCAATTGTGATTTCCTAGGGATTGAACTGGCCCGAAAAAATGCAGAGCTCTTTACCATAGCTCTTGGGAATCAAGCATATCCCGAGGTGGTAGAAAGTCTTAGCAGACTGGAAGTAGCAAGGCAATCTGGGCGAGTTGTGTTCATGGGTGGACTAACTCCGGGCCAATCTACAAACGCCGTAGCAGCATTAGCCGCAGAGATAACTGGAGCAGATATTCTTTTGAATGCAACAAATGTTGAGGGGGTCTATGATCGTGACCCGAAGGAGGGAAACGCCGTATTATTGGAGGAACTCTCCATAGATCAACTCAACGAGATACTCTCCAAAGGTGGTACACGTGCAGGAGAATACCAACTATTTGATCCTGTGGCAATACGAATTGTACGCCGCTCAAAAATCAGGACGGTATTCTTTGATGGCAGGGATGTTGATAACCTAAGTCGAATTCTGAAGGGAGAGAAAATCGGTAGCTCTGTGGTATACAAGAAAAGCAAATGA
- the polX gene encoding DNA polymerase/3'-5' exonuclease PolX yields the protein MSKNQEVAEMLKEIGLLLEVKGANKWKTRAYKRATRAITSHGEDVQAVDARRELTEIPGIGDAIAEKISSYLDSGVVPELEKLRAEIPVAVMQLEAIPGVGPKTIKLVYDELGVNDLDSMEEAARTGRIAELKGMGKKTEQQILDGIALVRSGLGRTLLADALPYAEQLIDYLNRLPELAKIALAGSIRRKRETVHDVDILVSADDAEMVMDAFVEFEYVEEIIAHGTTKSSVRLDNALQIDLRIIPAESFGAGLQYFTGSVDHNVRLRSIARSKNMLLNEYGLFQGEAKVTGDDERAVYGELGLPYIPPELREDKGEIEAAQESRLPNLITLENMRGDLHSHTDQSDGSNTIHEMLEAADEIGYDYYCVSDHTQSLAIANGMDEERLLKRIDEVDEINDSGRYGLTVLKGAEVDILEGGLLDIRDDVLEQLDVVTVSIHSRMKDDKETMTQRVCNALENKHVHMLGHPTGRLLLKRTSYEIDLDAVLEVARQNNVAMELNALPRRLDLNPGNLRAAKRIGVKIAINTDAHKIAHLNNMKYGVFQARRGWIETDDVLNTFTLEKLRRTLK from the coding sequence GTGAGCAAGAACCAAGAAGTCGCAGAGATGCTCAAGGAAATTGGATTACTACTTGAGGTTAAAGGGGCTAACAAATGGAAGACAAGAGCTTACAAACGTGCGACCAGAGCGATTACTTCTCATGGTGAGGATGTTCAAGCTGTCGATGCTAGACGGGAACTTACCGAAATACCTGGTATCGGAGATGCAATTGCAGAAAAGATAAGCAGCTACCTGGATTCTGGCGTTGTCCCTGAACTTGAGAAACTGCGAGCTGAGATACCCGTCGCTGTCATGCAGTTGGAGGCTATACCTGGAGTTGGTCCAAAAACCATAAAGCTGGTATACGACGAGCTCGGTGTGAATGATTTGGATTCTATGGAGGAGGCAGCAAGAACGGGTAGAATAGCAGAATTGAAGGGGATGGGGAAGAAGACGGAACAACAGATTCTCGATGGTATAGCATTGGTCCGCTCAGGTTTGGGACGGACTCTGCTTGCTGATGCTCTCCCGTATGCAGAACAACTAATTGACTATTTGAACAGGTTGCCTGAGCTTGCGAAAATAGCTTTGGCTGGATCAATCAGGCGCAAAAGAGAAACTGTACATGATGTAGACATTTTGGTTTCGGCTGATGACGCTGAAATGGTCATGGATGCCTTTGTTGAATTCGAGTATGTAGAAGAGATCATTGCTCACGGAACCACGAAATCATCAGTACGCCTCGATAATGCTCTTCAGATCGATCTGCGAATAATCCCTGCAGAAAGCTTCGGTGCAGGTCTTCAGTACTTTACCGGGAGCGTGGATCATAACGTTCGGCTGCGGTCCATAGCACGGTCTAAGAACATGCTGCTGAATGAATACGGTCTCTTTCAGGGCGAGGCGAAAGTGACCGGTGATGACGAACGTGCCGTTTATGGAGAACTCGGTTTGCCCTACATTCCCCCCGAACTCAGAGAGGATAAGGGTGAGATAGAGGCCGCCCAAGAAAGTCGTCTACCCAATTTGATAACGCTTGAAAATATGCGGGGCGATCTTCACTCGCATACTGACCAGTCCGACGGTTCAAATACAATCCATGAAATGCTGGAGGCTGCTGACGAGATTGGCTATGATTACTACTGTGTTTCTGACCACACACAAAGCCTTGCCATAGCCAACGGCATGGATGAAGAGCGCCTTCTCAAGCGGATTGACGAAGTTGACGAAATCAATGATTCAGGTCGATATGGATTGACTGTACTGAAAGGAGCAGAAGTTGACATTCTGGAAGGGGGTCTCTTAGATATCAGGGATGACGTCCTAGAACAGCTTGATGTCGTTACGGTTTCTATTCATAGCAGAATGAAAGATGACAAGGAGACTATGACTCAACGAGTCTGTAACGCGCTAGAGAACAAGCATGTACACATGCTTGGTCATCCCACCGGGAGGCTTCTTTTGAAACGAACTAGCTATGAGATTGATCTCGATGCAGTCTTGGAAGTGGCCCGACAGAACAATGTCGCAATGGAACTAAACGCTCTCCCAAGGCGTCTAGATTTGAATCCCGGGAATCTTCGCGCGGCAAAACGGATAGGAGTAAAGATTGCCATTAATACGGACGCTCATAAAATCGCTCATCTCAATAACATGAAATACGGTGTATTTCAGGCCCGTCGGGGCTGGATTGAAACCGATGATGTTCTTAATACATTCACACTGGAAAAGCTTCGTCGAACATTGAAGTAG
- a CDS encoding helix-turn-helix domain-containing protein, protein MRELLEKLFASRAQTRVVQHFLDRPKEFFNLSRIAKETDLAHSTIHRVIQPLVDMGLVKEIKVGKQIRLFILQSEDPKSKALMDFYEEIRPLLLDVSVE, encoded by the coding sequence TTGCGAGAACTACTTGAGAAATTATTCGCATCTCGAGCACAAACGAGAGTTGTTCAGCATTTTCTAGATAGACCCAAAGAATTCTTCAACCTGAGCAGAATAGCAAAGGAAACGGATCTGGCTCATTCTACTATCCATCGTGTCATTCAACCACTTGTTGATATGGGCCTTGTGAAAGAGATAAAAGTTGGCAAGCAAATCAGGCTGTTCATCCTACAAAGTGAGGACCCAAAAAGCAAAGCTCTGATGGATTTCTACGAAGAAATTAGACCCTTACTCTTAGACGTCTCAGTAGAGTGA
- a CDS encoding GNAT family N-acetyltransferase, whose protein sequence is MSEVTIRPPRSGEKAAAYSVYETGFPDFEMSFEGFSRSWDRCKISGDLEKLWKVAVVDDEIVGVAINLMLRSLGWGAIWELAVDPEMRNKGVGSQIVKESERTFLELNPAITHFAIAPKTHRRKAISFVEGLGYGIQSLILQLEGPADTTAVEFDIEVGIARLEHIPLFIHLEPDTYWGYRNRKTWEYTIRGGRCYALTEPESNMVVGFMQLIPNQANDDSTTVSFSYKEGYGRDVIKSAMCEVQTDRVVFWIQDMHQEILDYLYAEGFARKDSEFLAKKRVMHDTG, encoded by the coding sequence ATGTCCGAAGTCACAATTCGTCCACCAAGAAGCGGAGAGAAAGCTGCGGCCTACAGTGTATATGAAACAGGTTTTCCTGATTTTGAAATGAGCTTCGAAGGTTTTTCGCGATCGTGGGACCGCTGCAAGATTAGCGGCGATCTTGAGAAGTTGTGGAAGGTGGCGGTTGTAGATGACGAGATTGTGGGGGTTGCAATTAATCTCATGTTGCGAAGCCTTGGCTGGGGAGCGATATGGGAGCTTGCTGTAGACCCCGAGATGCGAAACAAAGGTGTCGGGAGCCAGATTGTTAAGGAATCGGAGAGAACGTTTCTGGAGCTTAATCCAGCTATTACTCACTTTGCGATTGCCCCTAAGACACACCGAAGAAAAGCTATCTCATTTGTAGAGGGGTTAGGGTATGGCATACAATCTCTCATCCTCCAGCTGGAAGGACCTGCTGATACTACTGCAGTAGAATTCGATATCGAGGTGGGCATAGCACGGTTGGAACACATTCCACTGTTCATCCACCTAGAGCCAGACACCTATTGGGGATATAGGAATCGAAAGACATGGGAGTATACCATTCGTGGAGGGCGCTGTTATGCTCTGACTGAGCCAGAAAGCAATATGGTGGTTGGTTTCATGCAACTCATACCCAATCAAGCGAATGATGATAGTACAACGGTATCATTCAGCTACAAAGAGGGTTATGGTAGAGATGTGATAAAAAGCGCCATGTGTGAAGTACAAACTGACAGGGTTGTATTCTGGATTCAAGATATGCATCAGGAAATCCTTGACTACCTCTATGCTGAAGGATTTGCTCGAAAGGACTCTGAGTTTCTGGCAAAGAAACGTGTCATGCACGATACTGGATAA
- the acs gene encoding acetate--CoA ligase — MDEKKIQVIMDEDRRFSPPDSFRDKAYIQSHEERMKLWEESLENPDEFWLEIAKDLCYWKKEPTKGFDWKDPDEARFTWFEDGVTNMAYNCLDKHVEAGKGDQVALIWQGEPLDESKTYTYSELLSEVNKAANVLKNLGVEKGDRVAMYMPMIPELAIIMLACVRIGAVHSIVFGGFSSESVKDRILDCNAEILITSDGYYRSGKEIVQKTKADDAVEDLDIIKTVLVVQRLDNEVPWDDERDVWYHEEYEKVDDECEPAWMNAEDPLFILYTSGSTGKPKGVLHTVGGYMVYTTKTFLDIFDWHEGDVYWCTADIGWITGHSYIVYGPLSAGSTSMMYEGAIWPDPDRFWHEVDRWEVNQFYTAPTAIRALMRYGDEPVEKHDLSTLNLLGTVGEPINPEAWLWYYEVVGKKKCPIVDTYWQTETGGVVVTPLPGADDLIPSSATFPYFGIDLTIVDETGQPVDANEGGYLCIKKPWPGLMRTVYGNHQRFIDTYWSQYRDPDNGNPMYFTGDGARFNDDGYYFIVGRIDDVLKVSGHRLGTAEIESALVSHPAVAETAVVGFPHEIKGEDIYAYITLKQSIEKSDELKDELKNHVRSEVGPIATPAKIQFADALPKTRSGKIMRRILKKIAAGEVDDLGDTTTLADPTVVETLVQERV, encoded by the coding sequence ATGGACGAAAAGAAAATCCAAGTTATCATGGACGAAGACCGGCGATTCTCCCCGCCTGATAGCTTCCGTGACAAGGCGTACATCCAGAGTCACGAAGAGCGTATGAAGCTATGGGAAGAAAGTCTTGAGAATCCCGACGAATTCTGGTTAGAGATTGCGAAAGATTTGTGCTACTGGAAGAAAGAGCCTACTAAGGGTTTTGACTGGAAAGATCCTGACGAAGCCCGATTCACATGGTTCGAAGACGGTGTTACGAATATGGCATACAACTGTCTTGACAAACATGTCGAGGCAGGAAAGGGTGACCAGGTTGCACTCATTTGGCAGGGTGAGCCCCTGGATGAGTCAAAGACCTACACCTACAGTGAGCTTCTCTCAGAAGTGAACAAGGCAGCCAATGTGCTGAAGAACCTCGGTGTGGAGAAGGGTGACAGAGTCGCCATGTACATGCCGATGATTCCGGAGCTTGCCATCATCATGCTGGCATGTGTTCGGATTGGTGCGGTTCACAGCATTGTCTTCGGTGGATTCAGCTCCGAATCTGTGAAGGACAGGATTCTTGATTGTAATGCTGAGATTCTTATCACATCAGATGGTTACTATCGCAGTGGTAAGGAAATCGTGCAGAAGACAAAGGCAGATGATGCTGTTGAGGACCTCGACATAATCAAGACGGTTCTTGTTGTCCAGCGTTTGGACAATGAGGTCCCATGGGATGATGAACGCGACGTCTGGTATCACGAGGAATATGAGAAGGTTGATGACGAGTGCGAGCCAGCATGGATGAATGCAGAAGACCCATTGTTCATCCTGTATACTTCAGGCTCCACAGGAAAGCCAAAGGGTGTGCTTCACACAGTTGGAGGCTACATGGTCTACACCACAAAGACCTTCTTGGATATTTTCGATTGGCATGAAGGTGATGTCTACTGGTGTACAGCCGACATTGGTTGGATTACCGGTCACTCGTACATCGTATACGGCCCACTGAGCGCAGGCTCGACATCGATGATGTATGAAGGTGCTATCTGGCCTGACCCTGACAGGTTCTGGCATGAAGTGGATCGCTGGGAGGTCAACCAGTTCTATACTGCACCAACTGCTATCCGTGCTCTCATGCGATATGGTGACGAACCAGTTGAGAAACACGACCTTTCAACTCTCAATCTACTTGGTACCGTTGGTGAGCCAATCAATCCTGAGGCATGGCTATGGTATTACGAAGTGGTAGGTAAGAAGAAATGTCCAATTGTGGACACCTACTGGCAGACCGAGACTGGCGGTGTTGTTGTTACACCACTACCCGGTGCTGATGACCTCATTCCTAGTAGTGCTACATTCCCATACTTCGGAATTGATCTGACCATCGTTGATGAAACCGGTCAGCCAGTCGATGCTAACGAGGGTGGCTATCTATGTATCAAAAAACCCTGGCCTGGTCTGATGAGAACCGTATACGGCAACCACCAGAGGTTCATCGATACCTACTGGTCCCAGTACAGGGATCCTGACAACGGTAATCCGATGTACTTCACTGGTGATGGAGCTCGTTTCAACGATGATGGCTACTACTTCATTGTAGGCAGAATCGATGACGTGCTCAAAGTGTCTGGACACAGACTCGGTACCGCAGAAATTGAGTCAGCTCTCGTATCCCACCCAGCTGTCGCAGAAACAGCAGTTGTCGGATTCCCACATGAAATCAAGGGTGAGGACATCTATGCCTACATCACGCTCAAGCAGAGCATAGAGAAAAGCGATGAGTTGAAGGACGAGTTGAAGAATCACGTCCGGTCAGAGGTTGGCCCGATTGCCACGCCAGCCAAGATTCAGTTTGCTGACGCACTTCCCAAGACACGATCAGGGAAAATCATGCGTCGTATTCTGAAAAAGATTGCCGCTGGTGAGGTAGACGACCTTGGCGACACAACCACCTTGGCTGACCCAACCGTCGTTGAAACTCTTGTCCAAGAGCGAGTATAA
- a CDS encoding MFS transporter, translated as MLDSYRDATHSMQILLSGVLVLLTVSAAALLHTNEPEFILGRFPGVSQFEYSLFDSILYLAYLIFGVILGILSDRIAKRKIFIVIGGFGGSLFYWLMTTTLDYEILLIMRFVQGMFTVLAWQSLMTSILDFSTSSNRGKNMGVFGVFLATAMGVGPVIGGIVARYGVFQPYYVASFFSLVVGLVALCGIRDSNHLKARVSFRKSITLAKRCPKIKIPSILNFVDRLHMGFILTALPLLLVTVLGLSESFRGMILGLFATPFILLQYPIGRLSDSIGRRILVITGSFCYAFTLAFVGFAAQVGLIPLIISLVLLGTFSGLTAPPTMAWIGDCVPPKDRATGTGLFNLLGNFGMVLGPIVLGVILLQSNFVIAFVVAGSIELLSLIVVIIKS; from the coding sequence ATGCTGGATTCATATCGAGATGCAACACATTCCATGCAGATTTTGCTATCAGGTGTTCTAGTTCTACTTACTGTTTCTGCTGCAGCTTTATTACATACGAATGAACCGGAATTTATCTTGGGGCGATTCCCGGGTGTATCTCAGTTCGAATACTCACTTTTTGATTCGATTCTATATCTTGCGTATTTGATATTCGGTGTTATCTTAGGCATCCTTTCGGATAGAATAGCAAAAAGAAAAATTTTCATCGTAATCGGGGGGTTTGGAGGGTCTCTCTTCTATTGGTTAATGACTACAACTCTTGATTATGAGATTCTCCTGATAATGCGATTTGTTCAAGGCATGTTTACTGTGCTAGCATGGCAAAGCCTCATGACCTCGATTTTGGATTTTTCGACTTCTAGTAATCGAGGGAAAAATATGGGAGTCTTTGGAGTTTTTCTAGCTACTGCTATGGGAGTAGGCCCAGTAATTGGAGGTATTGTTGCCAGATATGGGGTTTTTCAACCATATTACGTTGCTTCTTTCTTTAGTCTAGTAGTAGGTCTGGTTGCGCTTTGTGGAATAAGAGACTCTAATCATTTGAAAGCGCGCGTTTCTTTTCGGAAAAGCATCACGCTTGCAAAGCGTTGTCCAAAAATAAAGATACCAAGTATACTCAATTTTGTTGATCGACTACATATGGGTTTCATTTTAACAGCATTACCACTTTTGTTGGTCACCGTATTGGGTCTTTCCGAGTCTTTCAGAGGAATGATTCTAGGACTATTTGCAACACCTTTCATTTTGCTCCAATATCCTATTGGAAGACTCTCCGACAGTATAGGGAGAAGGATATTGGTGATTACTGGTAGTTTTTGTTATGCATTTACCCTAGCATTCGTGGGTTTTGCAGCCCAAGTGGGGTTAATTCCACTTATCATTTCTCTCGTATTATTAGGAACTTTCTCTGGTCTAACTGCTCCACCTACAATGGCATGGATTGGCGATTGTGTGCCCCCGAAGGACAGAGCCACAGGAACGGGTTTGTTCAATCTTCTGGGCAATTTCGGAATGGTTCTAGGCCCAATAGTATTAGGCGTTATTCTACTCCAAAGTAATTTTGTCATAGCATTTGTTGTAGCCGGATCAATCGAATTATTATCGCTCATAGTAGTCATAATAAAATCTTGA